The following proteins are encoded in a genomic region of Thermodesulfovibrio thiophilus DSM 17215:
- a CDS encoding deoxyribonuclease IV, with protein sequence MRALGVHTSIKNSILNAFEEINNLQCNTFQIFLHSPRVWQIPEFDSETIDNFRRLRQTNALNPCIVHASYLINLISSNPKTINSSRFLLKREVLMADALGADYYVIHLKDNASMQKEEIFDKVRIAFKKIEKLETCRILIENTAKSKITASIPDLVETFNNVSTEIVDGICIDTCHLFAAGYDISKKEGILAFKREFENLADFDLIKLIHLNDSKTPAGSGIDRHEHIGKGYIGIKGFENFLKIKQMSYIPLILETPKKSPQDDIKNLNVVREILRKLES encoded by the coding sequence GTGAGAGCCTTAGGTGTTCATACCTCAATAAAAAATAGTATTCTAAATGCATTTGAAGAAATTAATAACCTTCAATGCAATACCTTTCAAATTTTTCTTCACAGCCCCAGAGTATGGCAGATTCCAGAGTTTGACAGCGAAACTATTGATAATTTTCGACGCTTAAGACAAACAAACGCACTCAATCCCTGTATTGTTCATGCTTCATATTTAATCAATCTTATTTCTTCAAATCCCAAAACAATAAATTCTTCCAGATTTCTTCTTAAAAGAGAGGTATTAATGGCTGATGCACTCGGTGCTGATTACTACGTTATTCACCTTAAAGACAATGCCTCAATGCAAAAAGAAGAAATATTCGATAAAGTAAGAATAGCATTCAAAAAAATAGAAAAACTTGAAACATGTAGAATTTTGATAGAAAATACAGCGAAGAGCAAAATAACCGCCAGTATTCCTGATTTAGTAGAAACATTTAACAATGTTAGCACAGAAATTGTTGATGGTATCTGTATTGATACATGTCATTTATTTGCTGCAGGATATGATATTTCTAAAAAAGAAGGTATCTTAGCATTTAAAAGAGAATTTGAAAATTTAGCGGATTTCGATTTAATAAAACTCATTCATCTTAATGATTCAAAAACTCCTGCAGGTTCAGGTATAGACAGACATGAACATATTGGCAAGGGATATATTGGCATTAAAGGATTTGAAAATTTTTTAAAAATCAAACAAATGTCTTATATTCCTCTAATACTTGAAACTCCCAAAAAATCACCGCAGGATGATATAAAAAATCTTAATGTTGTGAGAGAAATCCTCAGGAAGTTAGAATCCTGA
- a CDS encoding phosphoribosylaminoimidazolesuccinocarboxamide synthase: MQKVILETNLQGVKFIRRGKVRDIYEVEDYLLIVATDRVSAFDVVLPNGIPGKGKILTQISLFWFNKVKDIVENHIVSSNVREFPEPLQVYGEVLEGRSMLVRKAKPLAVECIVRGYLSGSGWNEYQKTGMVCGIKLPDGLTESEKLPLPIYTPSTKAMEGHDINISFDKTVKILGKETAEKVRDLSLAIYKRASDIAEKKGIIIADTKMEFGIYDGNLILIDELLTPDSSRFWSIKDYKPGQSQDSFDKQIIRDYLISIKWDKKPPAPELPPDIVQKTQERYEEIFRILTS; encoded by the coding sequence ATGCAAAAAGTAATTCTCGAAACAAATCTTCAGGGAGTAAAGTTTATAAGAAGAGGTAAGGTTAGAGATATCTATGAGGTTGAAGATTATTTATTGATTGTAGCAACAGACAGGGTATCTGCTTTTGATGTTGTTTTGCCAAACGGAATTCCAGGGAAAGGAAAGATTTTAACGCAGATATCTCTTTTCTGGTTTAATAAGGTAAAAGACATCGTTGAAAATCATATTGTTTCCTCAAATGTCCGCGAATTTCCTGAGCCTTTACAGGTATACGGTGAAGTTCTTGAAGGAAGAAGCATGCTTGTCAGAAAAGCAAAGCCCCTTGCTGTTGAATGCATTGTTCGTGGATATCTTAGCGGGTCTGGATGGAATGAGTATCAGAAAACAGGAATGGTTTGCGGAATAAAGCTTCCAGATGGACTTACTGAATCAGAAAAGCTACCTCTGCCAATTTATACACCGAGTACAAAGGCTATGGAAGGACATGATATAAATATAAGTTTTGACAAAACCGTTAAAATTCTCGGGAAAGAGACTGCTGAAAAAGTTAGAGATTTATCACTTGCAATATATAAAAGAGCTTCTGATATCGCAGAAAAAAAAGGCATTATAATTGCTGATACAAAAATGGAGTTTGGAATTTATGATGGGAATCTTATTTTGATTGATGAACTATTAACTCCAGATTCTTCACGTTTTTGGTCAATAAAGGATTATAAACCAGGACAGTCTCAGGACAGTTTTGATAAACAGATTATCCGAGACTATCTTATCTCGATAAAATGGGATAAAAAACCACCTGCACCTGAGTTACCTCCTGATATTGTACAGAAAACCCAGGAAAGATATGAGGAAATTTTCAGGATTCTAACTTCCTGA